From Deltaproteobacteria bacterium, a single genomic window includes:
- a CDS encoding ABC transporter permease, protein MNAEASESKGRKGEKREKPSMWKTVSIVFESRVATVGLFMVGFWLVVAAVSLFWTPYDPNTSDFIQNLGPNATNWLGTDHMGRDILSRLMDGTQVVLLKTRLPGGEHSIPGGVAIWGVLGSLIVGTTLGLNAGYRRGWYDQIIMQVLDALIAFPQIVLYLVVIAALGQGDLVVILAITITGAPGVARLARSLALDIQTRDYIRAAETRAESVWFIMFREILPNARGPLLVDSMLRVGYAIFMIGTLGFLGVGLPPPNPDWGSMVNEARKYIFVNQLAVIWPALAIATLVIGLNLFADGLREELMRYQK, encoded by the coding sequence ATGAACGCGGAAGCGTCTGAGAGCAAAGGGCGGAAGGGAGAAAAGAGGGAAAAACCCAGCATGTGGAAGACCGTTTCCATTGTATTCGAGTCCCGGGTGGCCACCGTCGGGTTGTTCATGGTCGGTTTCTGGCTGGTCGTGGCCGCCGTTTCCCTTTTCTGGACCCCCTATGACCCCAATACCAGCGATTTTATCCAGAACCTGGGTCCCAACGCCACGAACTGGCTGGGCACGGATCACATGGGCCGTGACATCCTGTCACGCCTCATGGACGGCACCCAGGTGGTGTTGCTGAAGACCCGCCTGCCGGGCGGAGAACACTCGATTCCCGGAGGGGTGGCCATCTGGGGGGTACTGGGCTCGCTGATCGTGGGGACCACGTTGGGGCTCAACGCGGGGTACCGGCGCGGCTGGTACGACCAGATCATCATGCAGGTGCTCGACGCCCTGATCGCCTTTCCCCAGATCGTGCTCTACCTGGTGGTCATCGCCGCCCTGGGACAGGGCGACTTGGTGGTGATTCTGGCCATCACCATCACGGGGGCGCCCGGCGTGGCCAGGCTGGCCCGCAGCCTGGCCCTGGACATCCAGACGCGCGACTACATCCGTGCGGCGGAAACGCGGGCCGAAAGTGTGTGGTTCATCATGTTTCGGGAAATTCTTCCCAATGCACGCGGTCCCCTGCTGGTGGATTCCATGCTGCGGGTGGGCTACGCCATCTTCATGATCGGCACCCTGGGCTTCCTGGGGGTCGGCCTGCCGCCGCCGAACCCGGACTGGGGCAGCATGGTCAACGAGGCCCGCAAATACATCTTCGTCAACCAACTGGCGGTGATCTGGCCGGCGCTGGCCATCGCCACCCTGGTCATCGGCCTCAACCTCTTTGCAGACGGTCTGCGGGAGGAGCTGATGCGCTATCAAAAATAA
- a CDS encoding dipeptide ABC transporter ATP-binding protein — MAEPTTSKRKEIPVLDIENLAVAYKVRGGEVEALQNVTFDIMKGETHGIVGESGCGKSTCAWSVINFLGANGYVKRGSIRFQGKNLVGKKGEELRRLRGDQIAMVYQDPMQSLNPSMRLGDQMKEVLTVHQGLSDGEAGKRCIKMLERVYMPDAANVMHRYPHQISGGQQQRVVIAMALLNNPALLLMDEPTTALDVTVEAAVLDLIADLRQEYNTAIMYITHDLGVVARVSTRVGVMYAGEMVERAKVEDLFKSPQHPYTQGLMRCVPKLGTDRSSSVLYPIPGRVPPPDGRPAGCVFWPRCDYVRKRCRDERPRLRDIGDNGTQVRCHFSEEIDLGSWEPPEDLVPKRAGRKKEGLQKPETILEVKGLQKYYGVRGNSFKDVFGLGEKRYVKAVEHASFKVPKGKTLGIVGESGCGKSTLVKTIIGLEDATNGEVRFLGFDITNHILKRDSKLIRELQMVFQNPDSTMNPSYTVGQQIARPMKRFNAIPREKITDEVLRLLRAMRLGAKYYDRLPRQLSGGEKQRVGIARALASHPDLVLCDEPVSALDVSVQAAIINLLMEIQEEFGTTLIFISHDLSVTRFFSDYVCVMYLGQVMELGPAEEIYAPPYHPYTEALLSAVPIPDPTAKQKSIRLPGVVPSAIAPPAGCRLNTRCPRCELLPDPEICLTDPPWREVHPDHHIYCHIPLEELRKIEPVVSIKEVNHAG; from the coding sequence ATGGCTGAGCCAACGACGAGCAAACGGAAGGAGATACCCGTTCTGGACATCGAAAACCTGGCGGTGGCTTACAAGGTCCGGGGGGGGGAGGTCGAAGCCCTTCAAAATGTCACCTTCGATATCATGAAGGGTGAAACGCATGGCATCGTGGGGGAATCCGGCTGCGGCAAGAGCACCTGCGCCTGGTCCGTCATCAATTTTCTGGGAGCCAACGGGTATGTCAAACGAGGCTCCATCCGGTTTCAGGGCAAGAACCTGGTGGGCAAAAAAGGGGAGGAACTGCGGCGCCTGCGCGGCGATCAGATCGCCATGGTGTACCAGGACCCCATGCAGTCCCTCAATCCCTCCATGCGCCTGGGCGATCAGATGAAGGAAGTGCTCACCGTTCACCAGGGACTATCGGATGGCGAAGCTGGCAAACGGTGCATCAAGATGCTGGAGCGGGTGTACATGCCGGACGCCGCCAATGTGATGCACCGTTACCCTCACCAGATATCGGGCGGGCAGCAGCAGCGCGTGGTCATTGCCATGGCTCTGTTGAACAACCCGGCTCTGCTGTTGATGGACGAGCCCACGACGGCGTTGGACGTGACCGTGGAGGCGGCCGTGCTGGACCTCATCGCCGACCTGCGTCAGGAGTACAACACGGCCATCATGTACATCACCCACGATCTCGGTGTGGTGGCCCGGGTGTCGACCCGGGTGGGCGTCATGTATGCCGGGGAAATGGTCGAGCGTGCCAAGGTTGAGGACCTGTTCAAATCCCCGCAGCACCCCTACACCCAGGGCCTGATGCGCTGCGTACCCAAACTGGGTACCGACAGGTCCAGCAGCGTTCTGTATCCTATACCGGGTCGTGTGCCGCCGCCGGACGGACGACCGGCGGGCTGCGTGTTCTGGCCCCGCTGTGACTATGTGCGCAAGCGCTGCCGCGATGAAAGGCCCCGGCTGCGGGACATCGGCGACAACGGTACCCAGGTGCGTTGCCACTTTTCCGAAGAGATCGATCTGGGCAGCTGGGAGCCGCCGGAAGATCTGGTTCCAAAGAGAGCCGGTCGTAAAAAAGAGGGTTTGCAGAAGCCGGAAACGATCCTGGAGGTAAAAGGGCTGCAGAAATACTATGGCGTGCGGGGCAATTCCTTCAAGGATGTTTTTGGGTTGGGCGAAAAACGCTATGTCAAGGCCGTGGAGCATGCCAGCTTCAAGGTCCCCAAGGGCAAAACACTGGGCATCGTGGGCGAATCGGGCTGCGGCAAAAGCACGCTTGTCAAGACCATCATCGGCCTGGAGGACGCCACGAATGGAGAGGTGCGGTTTCTAGGTTTCGACATCACCAACCACATTCTGAAGCGCGACAGCAAGTTGATCCGGGAGCTGCAGATGGTGTTTCAGAACCCTGATTCCACCATGAACCCGTCCTACACCGTGGGGCAGCAGATTGCCAGGCCCATGAAGCGCTTCAACGCCATACCGAGGGAGAAGATCACCGACGAGGTCCTGCGCCTTCTGCGGGCCATGCGGCTGGGAGCAAAATATTACGACCGTCTGCCGCGTCAGCTATCCGGCGGTGAAAAGCAGCGCGTGGGCATCGCCAGAGCCCTGGCGAGTCACCCCGACCTGGTACTGTGCGACGAGCCTGTCAGCGCGCTGGACGTGTCCGTGCAAGCCGCTATCATCAACCTGTTGATGGAGATCCAGGAGGAGTTCGGCACCACCCTGATTTTTATTTCCCACGATCTGAGCGTTACGCGCTTTTTTTCCGACTATGTGTGCGTCATGTACCTGGGTCAGGTCATGGAACTGGGACCGGCAGAAGAGATCTACGCACCGCCCTACCACCCCTACACCGAAGCGCTGCTCTCGGCCGTACCTATTCCCGATCCCACGGCCAAGCAAAAGAGCATTCGCCTGCCCGGGGTTGTTCCCAGCGCCATCGCTCCACCGGCCGGATGCCGGTTGAACACGCGCTGTCCACGGTGT